The following proteins are encoded in a genomic region of Calditrichota bacterium:
- a CDS encoding DUF1295 domain-containing protein — protein sequence MLYEDDYKKSFLPKIVFMGAISFASLLAGYLMFTDEVNLLSGLKAFSINGDFVRQVIVFSFCLIYVLRLFMTVFIFMKRKWYWREALFVSCLMSLALFAFAKAGGNSFQPVGALDYFAIFLFLLGSWLNTYSEYRRNVWKKNDSNMGRPYTEGLFKHSMHINFFGDIVLFTGFALITRSFSLLIVPLAMALIFIFFIIPRLDKYLAGKYGTEFKEYAGRTKKLIPWIY from the coding sequence ATGTTGTATGAAGATGATTATAAAAAATCGTTTTTACCCAAAATTGTGTTTATGGGCGCAATCTCTTTCGCGTCACTTTTAGCCGGCTACCTAATGTTCACAGACGAAGTAAACCTACTCTCCGGCCTTAAAGCTTTTTCTATCAATGGTGATTTTGTACGCCAGGTTATTGTTTTCTCATTCTGCCTGATTTATGTCCTACGTTTATTCATGACAGTATTTATTTTTATGAAACGAAAGTGGTATTGGCGTGAAGCGCTCTTTGTATCTTGCTTGATGTCTTTAGCGTTGTTTGCCTTTGCAAAAGCAGGCGGTAACAGCTTTCAGCCAGTCGGAGCTTTGGATTATTTTGCCATTTTTTTGTTTCTGCTTGGGTCTTGGCTTAATACTTATTCAGAATATCGGCGAAATGTGTGGAAAAAAAATGACTCTAATATGGGGCGTCCATACACTGAAGGATTGTTTAAACATTCGATGCACATCAATTTTTTTGGTGATATTGTCCTTTTTACAGGTTTTGCATTAATAACCAGAAGTTTTTCGCTCTTAATAGTTCCATTAGCCATGGCCTTAATTTTCATCTTTTTTATAATTCCAAGATTAGATAAATACCTGGCAGGTAAATACGGTACGGAATTTAAAGAGTATGCCGGAAGGACTAAGAAATTAATTCCCTGGATTTATTAA
- a CDS encoding sigma 54-interacting transcriptional regulator: MDENEFFREATLRICGNLEIEKSMHSLILYLKDFIPVSRLYLQYYEEGLQSIRTIAYADEQSCKKLDQVTHLSKEAIELNRNIPADKDTFLITNPHKFPVSREMMKYHGKDGSSIIILALRYHSELPGLLILQSVGDKKFVEADVEFVHSLKEPLTIALSNALKHLEVHQLKDLLADDNRYLLNELRRFYGDEIVGANFGLKDIMHKISQVALLDSPVLLLGETGVGKDVIANAIHYSSSRSNGPFVSVNCGAIPDTLIDSELFGHEKGAFTGALAQKRGRFERANKGTIFLDEIGELPLQAQVRLLKVLQSKEIERVGGVKTIPLDIRIIAATNRNLEKMVQAHQFREDLWFRINVFPVWIPPLRERRADIPALLHHFISLKSRELKLAAVPTVLPGAIDLLMDYHWPGNVRELQNVIERALILNPKGPLTFKHMNLPINKDSDEIKNSIPESYNLDEVTARHIKKVLSKTDGKIHGEGGAADLLGINASTLRNRMNKLGIEYRKN, encoded by the coding sequence ATGGATGAGAATGAATTTTTTCGTGAAGCCACTTTGAGAATTTGTGGAAATTTGGAGATTGAAAAATCCATGCATTCCCTGATTCTTTATCTTAAAGATTTTATACCTGTCTCAAGATTGTATCTCCAGTATTATGAAGAAGGCCTGCAATCCATCAGAACAATTGCCTACGCGGATGAACAAAGTTGCAAGAAATTAGACCAGGTCACACATCTCTCTAAAGAAGCAATTGAGTTAAACAGAAATATCCCCGCTGATAAAGATACCTTTCTTATAACTAATCCGCATAAATTCCCCGTAAGCAGGGAAATGATGAAGTACCATGGCAAGGACGGATCTTCAATAATTATTCTTGCCTTAAGATATCACTCCGAATTGCCTGGCTTATTAATACTTCAATCTGTTGGTGACAAAAAGTTTGTTGAGGCAGATGTGGAGTTCGTCCATTCGCTCAAAGAGCCCCTTACAATTGCATTGTCCAATGCGCTTAAACATCTTGAAGTACATCAACTAAAAGATTTGCTGGCTGATGATAACCGCTATCTGCTTAACGAACTACGCCGTTTTTATGGTGATGAAATTGTGGGAGCAAACTTTGGCCTGAAAGATATTATGCACAAGATCAGCCAGGTTGCGCTGCTGGATAGCCCGGTTCTTTTGTTAGGGGAAACCGGTGTTGGCAAAGATGTAATTGCCAATGCAATCCATTATTCATCATCGCGCAGCAACGGGCCTTTTGTAAGTGTAAACTGTGGCGCCATTCCGGATACGTTGATTGACAGTGAACTTTTTGGTCACGAAAAAGGCGCATTTACCGGGGCGTTGGCTCAAAAACGCGGGCGCTTTGAACGGGCCAATAAGGGTACAATTTTTTTGGATGAAATTGGCGAATTGCCGCTTCAGGCTCAGGTGCGTTTATTAAAAGTTTTACAATCTAAAGAAATTGAACGGGTTGGCGGGGTTAAAACAATTCCACTGGATATCCGCATAATTGCCGCTACCAACCGCAATCTGGAAAAAATGGTACAGGCCCATCAGTTCCGCGAAGATTTGTGGTTCAGGATAAATGTCTTTCCGGTTTGGATTCCACCACTGAGAGAAAGGCGGGCAGATATTCCTGCTTTGCTGCATCACTTTATAAGTTTAAAATCACGTGAGTTAAAATTGGCAGCCGTACCTACGGTTTTACCCGGTGCTATTGATTTGCTGATGGATTATCATTGGCCGGGAAATGTACGCGAACTGCAGAATGTTATTGAACGCGCGCTTATCCTTAACCCCAAAGGACCGTTAACCTTTAAGCACATGAATTTGCCAATAAACAAAGATAGCGATGAAATAAAAAATTCGATTCCCGAATCTTATAATCTTGATGAAGTGACGGCCCGGCATATAAAAAAGGTGTTATCCAAAACCGATGGGAAAATTCATGGAGAGGGCGGTGCAGCTGATTTATTGGGCATTAATGCCAGCACACTTAGAAACCGGATGAATAAGCTGGGGATTGAGTACAGGAAAAATTAA
- a CDS encoding MBL fold metallo-hydrolase, with product MKIKHYLYNSFIIENGKTKIAIDPGQNLWMFKLGSLIPKSEWESITHLLITHGDPDHHWQSDRVAEASKAPVVCGKDLTKFENGKTLLVDPRGKELTSWVPFENVHPLDVGDSVVLDGVKIEAIKSVHGPIVVPILWFKKKEYPGPGERPGLGSMGFKMTINRTTIVNLGDSLLQKEWEGLKPDVLMLPIGGAGENIWTMDVTDAIEAVKLISPKKVIPCHYNVSFFWIKNVNPADDQLFKSEVEKLGTECSIMKYGDAIEV from the coding sequence ATGAAAATCAAGCATTATCTTTATAACTCATTCATAATTGAAAACGGCAAAACAAAGATTGCAATTGATCCGGGACAAAACCTGTGGATGTTTAAACTTGGCAGTTTGATACCAAAATCAGAATGGGAAAGTATTACTCATCTTTTAATTACACATGGTGATCCTGACCACCATTGGCAATCTGATCGGGTTGCTGAAGCTTCAAAAGCACCGGTGGTTTGTGGTAAAGATTTAACAAAATTTGAAAACGGTAAAACGCTTCTTGTCGACCCTCGGGGTAAAGAATTGACATCTTGGGTCCCATTTGAAAATGTTCATCCATTGGATGTTGGCGATTCAGTCGTTCTTGACGGTGTTAAAATTGAAGCCATTAAATCTGTACATGGCCCGATTGTCGTTCCTATACTGTGGTTTAAGAAGAAAGAATATCCCGGTCCAGGAGAAAGACCAGGGCTTGGTTCTATGGGTTTTAAAATGACTATCAATAGAACAACTATAGTCAATCTTGGGGATTCACTGCTGCAGAAGGAGTGGGAAGGATTGAAACCGGATGTATTGATGCTTCCGATTGGTGGAGCAGGTGAAAATATTTGGACAATGGATGTAACCGATGCAATAGAAGCTGTTAAATTAATATCGCCCAAAAAGGTAATCCCTTGTCATTATAATGTTTCCTTCTTCTGGATCAAAAATGTAAATCCGGCTGATGATCAATTATTCAAAAGCGAAGTAGAGAAACTGGGGACAGAGTGTTCTATTATGAAATATGGTGATGCGATTGAAGTATAA
- a CDS encoding SDR family oxidoreductase — MKKVLVAGATGYLGRYLIQELKKQGYWVRALARNSKKLEDIKDLIDEVFEGEVTKPETLNKICDGIDAVISAVGITRQKDGLTYMDVDYQGNKNLLDLTVQNKVSKFIFISVLNAQKMGHLKGIEAKLLFEEKLIESGLDYAVIRPTGFFSDMLEFLNMAKKGRVSVFGSGENKINPIHGADLAEVCVNSLKQNEKEINVGGPQIFTFNEIAELALKIQNKPIKISRLPMWMIKIILPLMRTFTSSKTYGPLEFMMTVMIMDVVGDIYGSQKLKEFYKEKR, encoded by the coding sequence ATGAAAAAAGTATTAGTAGCAGGAGCAACCGGATATCTTGGCAGATATTTGATTCAGGAATTGAAAAAGCAAGGTTATTGGGTTCGCGCCCTGGCAAGAAATTCAAAAAAACTGGAAGATATTAAAGATTTAATTGATGAAGTTTTTGAAGGGGAAGTAACCAAACCGGAAACTTTAAATAAGATTTGTGATGGTATTGATGCCGTCATTTCAGCAGTTGGTATTACGCGCCAAAAGGATGGTCTGACTTATATGGATGTGGACTACCAGGGTAATAAAAATTTACTGGATCTGACAGTACAAAACAAAGTATCCAAATTTATTTTTATCTCGGTTTTGAATGCTCAAAAAATGGGGCATTTAAAAGGTATTGAAGCGAAACTGCTGTTTGAAGAAAAACTGATTGAATCCGGTTTAGATTATGCCGTTATCCGTCCCACAGGTTTTTTCTCCGATATGCTTGAATTTCTGAATATGGCAAAAAAGGGAAGGGTTTCTGTATTCGGCAGCGGCGAAAATAAAATCAACCCGATTCATGGTGCAGATCTGGCGGAAGTTTGTGTCAATTCTTTGAAGCAGAATGAGAAAGAAATAAATGTGGGTGGCCCGCAAATATTTACATTTAATGAAATAGCTGAACTGGCGTTGAAGATCCAAAACAAACCCATAAAAATTTCAAGATTACCGATGTGGATGATAAAAATTATATTACCTTTAATGCGAACATTTACATCATCAAAAACCTATGGACCGCTTGAATTTATGATGACCGTGATGATCATGGATGTCGTTGGCGATATTTACGGTAGCCAAAAGTTGAAAGAATTTTATAAGGAGAAAAGATGA
- a CDS encoding class I SAM-dependent methyltransferase, whose amino-acid sequence MIKIKSEKIKYTDTSKIEPGYTEKMNHAYNWMAKGYDVFMLLFPLWKKWIKKVIPYIKGRKILEVSFGNGYLMTQYAKNDFDIYGIDYNKKMLEITTKKLLSKSINANLSKANVEKLPFPDNTFDTIINTMAFTGYPDGDKAILEIKRVLKKGGMLLLVDIDYPNDKNFIGYQIVKLWEKLGDIIKDINSLLAKYGFEYQDIPVGGFGSVHLFIATKK is encoded by the coding sequence ATGATCAAAATAAAATCTGAAAAGATAAAATATACGGATACTTCAAAAATTGAACCTGGCTATACTGAAAAAATGAACCATGCATATAACTGGATGGCCAAAGGATACGATGTATTTATGCTACTATTCCCCTTGTGGAAAAAATGGATCAAAAAAGTTATACCATATATCAAAGGCAGGAAAATATTAGAAGTCTCCTTTGGTAATGGTTATTTGATGACTCAATATGCAAAAAATGATTTTGATATTTACGGAATTGACTATAACAAAAAGATGCTGGAAATAACTACAAAAAAACTACTGTCAAAAAGCATAAATGCAAACCTATCCAAAGCAAATGTAGAAAAACTTCCATTTCCGGATAATACCTTTGATACAATAATAAATACTATGGCTTTTACCGGCTATCCGGATGGTGATAAAGCAATATTGGAAATAAAGAGAGTTTTAAAAAAAGGTGGCATGCTTCTTCTTGTTGATATTGATTATCCGAACGACAAAAATTTTATTGGATATCAAATCGTTAAGTTATGGGAGAAACTTGGTGACATAATTAAAGACATAAATTCTCTCCTGGCAAAATACGGTTTTGAATACCAAGATATTCCTGTAGGAGGATTTGGGAGTGTTCATTTGTTTATCGCAACAAAAAAATAA
- a CDS encoding SDR family oxidoreductase: MNSKKSILITGASTGIGKTCALHLDELGFKVYAGVRKQADADNLKNEASGNLEAVILDVTNSQSIKDTANYIWEETGGNLYGLVNNAGIGRGGALEVTPMEEIRKLMDVNLFGLLEVTQSFIPMLRKSMGRIINIGSTSSYLAVPGAAAYSASKFAVKAVTDSLRLELIPFGIKVILVSPGAVESAIWEKGTKYKEEMRKSVNPEIADLYAPLRKFGDRLNEKVKKIPAMEVAKVVHDAFNNQKPKPYYIVGSDAKGAAKAAKLPKRILDWILLKRIEKLGK, from the coding sequence ATGAATTCTAAAAAAAGTATATTGATAACCGGGGCATCAACTGGAATAGGTAAAACCTGTGCTCTTCATTTAGATGAACTGGGATTTAAAGTATACGCAGGTGTTCGCAAACAGGCAGATGCAGATAATTTAAAAAATGAAGCTTCCGGCAACCTGGAAGCAGTAATTCTTGATGTGACAAATTCACAATCGATAAAGGACACAGCCAATTATATCTGGGAAGAAACAGGTGGGAATTTATATGGCCTGGTAAATAATGCAGGTATCGGACGCGGAGGCGCTTTGGAAGTTACACCTATGGAAGAGATCAGAAAACTAATGGATGTAAATTTATTTGGCCTTTTGGAAGTAACACAGTCCTTTATCCCAATGTTACGCAAAAGTATGGGAAGAATAATCAACATCGGTTCAACATCAAGCTATTTGGCTGTTCCTGGAGCAGCTGCATATTCAGCATCTAAATTTGCCGTAAAAGCAGTTACAGACTCACTGAGGCTTGAACTGATCCCATTTGGTATAAAAGTGATATTAGTATCACCCGGTGCTGTTGAAAGCGCTATTTGGGAAAAAGGCACAAAGTATAAAGAAGAAATGCGTAAATCGGTTAACCCCGAAATCGCTGATCTTTATGCTCCCTTGCGCAAATTTGGCGACAGGTTAAATGAAAAAGTAAAAAAAATCCCAGCAATGGAAGTAGCAAAAGTTGTGCATGATGCTTTTAATAACCAAAAGCCCAAACCCTATTACATTGTTGGCAGCGATGCCAAAGGCGCGGCTAAAGCAGCAAAGTTACCTAAACGAATTCTTGATTGGATTCTTTTAAAACGTATTGAAAAACTTGGGAAATGA